The DNA window GGGCAGTTGGCCATCCGTACTCGGAGGCTCCTGAACTGTAACGGACATTGAGATATCTCATGCGCAGTTGCGCTTTTGTTATTCTGACACGCCGGTGGCGGAATCAGACATAAAGAGTTCATAAGTTTGCAAGCAATAACGCCGGACGATGGTTCTATCATCGTCCGGCGTTATTGTTATGAAACAGGCTAATTTAAAGGAGAAGCAGCAGACTGCGTCTCTGCCTTAGGAGCACCACAGGCGCGACAAAAGTGCGAGAACGCGGTTTGGCGTGTATGACACTTCGGACAATCGTTATAAACAAGCAGGCCACAGTGCATACAGAAATTGTTCTGGCCATCGCCTGAATTAAACGGACGCTCGCAACCAGGACATACACCTTTGGCCAACCTCAGTTGCGCTGTGTCATAACCAAGGTCCTTGCGACGTTCCTGCTCTGGCAACTGCTCTGCAAGTTTCTGCTGTTCCAGATAGCGTCGCAGCGCTCGGATGGCATAACTGCCACACAGCACCGTCGCCACAATTCCAACAAGATAACGGATGTATCCGCCATAGCTGGGAAGATATGGAACCAGTTCAACAAAAAATGTGTACAGCGCGAAAAAGATAAAGCCCCATACAAATGGCCACTGCTGCGATTTCCGCGCTTTCAGGAAGAGGAGCCAGGCAACCAGCAGAAGTGGAAGCGTGAAGGCAAGCCGCATAAGAAAGACATGCAGCGCCACGCGACGCATCTCCTGGTCATACAGGACCTGTGCATCCGCTTTGATCTGCTCTACAGCAGCACGATGCGGGCTCTGCTGCTCCTGCAATTGCTCCTTCTGTTTCCGTAACTGGTCAACCTGCTCCTGACACTTCAACTCTTCGGCCTTCAAAGTATCAAGCTGCCTGGTTCGCTTGAGAACTTCGGCATCCTGTGTTGATTGCCCCGTGGCCCGACGTGTAGCAATCCAGTTCTGAAAGGTCTCATGCGCGGCGCTGTTCGCCTGCTCCGCACTTTCTAACTTTTCGTTGGCCTGGCTGAGGAGTTTGTCCTGAGCGTCGATCGCACTCTGATCTTTGTCCACTAATTGCTGGGCAGGGACCATTCGAGACTGATCAATATAGGTTTCAACATCGTGCGGTGGAACCACCTGGGGCAAATCGCTGACAACCAGTCGGCCAAGGCCAACCAGAAAGCCTCCGAAAAGAATGGCAATCAACCAAAGGCCACGCTGAAACCACTTCTCTGAAAGTCGCAGCTTACTCAATGTAAGGGATTCTCCAATTCTGTTGAAGTAGCCCCTTATGGCATCCAAGGCAATACGGGGAAATGCTTCGTTCACCAGCTTATATGTGAACTGAATCCTTCATATCCGTATTCGCTTTCGGTATTGATCCAACTTCAGCTCAACACCCAGGTATCTTTACTGCCGCCGCCCTGGCTGCTGTTCACCACCAGCGAACCTTTCTTCAGCGCGACACGCGTTAATCCACCCGGCACAATGCGAACCTTATCGCCATACAAAACGTAAGGGCGTAGATCCACATGACGTGGCTCAAATCCCTCGCCAAACAAACAGGGCGCACGGCTGAAGGTAATGGTTGGCTGTGCAATATAGTTGCGCGGATCAGCCTGAATCTTGCGTGCAAATTCTTCACGCTGCGCCTTCGTGCTTTGCGGCCCAATCAACATGCCATAGCCGCCGCTCTCACCCACAGCCTTTACCACCATCTTGTCCAGATTAGCCAGCACATGGGAACGATCAAGATCGCGAGCGCATAAATACGTCTCCACGTTCTTCAGCACAGGCTCTTCCGACAAGTAGTAGCGAATGATGTCCGGCACATAGGCATACAACGCCTTGTCATCCGCGACGCCCGTGCCGAATGCATTGGCCAGCGTGACATTGCCCGCGCGATACGCGTTAAACAACCCTGCAACACCCAGCATGGAATCCGGGCGGAAGCTCATGGGATCAATAAAGTCATCGTCCACGCGGCGATAAATCACATCCACACGGCGCAGGCCGCTGGTAGTACGCATGTACACCACGTTGTCATGCGTGGTCAGATCACGACCTTCGACAAGTTCAATGCCCATCTGACGTGCAAGATAAGCGTGCTCGTAATACGCAGAATTAAATACACCCGGCGTCAGCAAAACGATGTTCGGTTCCGGCCTGCCTTCCGGTGCAAGCGAACGCAGCGTGCCCAGCAATAACTGTGTGTACTGCTCAATCGGTCGTACGTTATAGCGACGAAACATCACCGGGAAAATGCGCTTCATCACACGCCGATTCGTCAGCATGTAACTAACACCGGAGGGCACGCGAAGATTGTCCTCCAACACAACGAACTCGCCATTCTCCAAGCGAATCAGGTCTGTTCCAGTGACGGCGATGTACACATTACGCGGCACCTGCAAACCAATCATGTGCCGCCGGAACTGCTTGCAGCTATACACAATCTCGCGGGGTACCACACCGTCGGACAGGATGCGGCCCTCGTTGTAAATGTCCTTCAGAAACAGATTCAACGCGGTGATACGCTGCGTCAGCCCTCGTTCCACCACGGCCCACTCCGACGCAGTAATCATGCGCGGCAACAGATCGTAGGGAAATATCTTCTCTGTTCCTTCATCGCGGCCATAAACCGTAAAGGTAATGCCCTGGTTCAGAAACGACAGGTCCGCAGCCTGTTTGCGGCGCTCCACCTCTGTCTTGGGCAACGAGGAAAACTGCTCCATCAGCACTTGGTATTGCGGGCGCAGTTCGCCAGGCGCAGCGAACATCTCGTCGTACGCATTGTCCAGCAGATATCCGTCCAGGTTGGGCTTGAGCAGCTCTACGTTGTCCATGGGTTCCTGACAGTATAGAGTCGCCCCTGCGAACCGCCTACTACTACTTCGTCTGCGCGATCGCCTTCAAGATTTTCTAAAGCTGGCGCCGAAATGCATTTGCGCGCCCAAATTCCTCGCGCAGCTCCGGTGTCTTCAGGTTCTCGCGCAGATGCTGCAACCGCTGCTCCAGCGTCAGCAGTGTCTCCGCAATGTTCTCCTGATTCGTATGGGCAATGTCGCGCCACATGCTGAAGGGGCTGCTGCCCAGCCGTGTCATCTCCCGCAGCGCGCGGCCACCAATGGCACGCAGTTCCGGAGAATCACCGAACTTGTCTTCCAACATCGCAGACATGGCCGTAGACACCATCTGTGGCATGTGGCTCACCCACGCGCAGATTTCGTCATGCCGCGCGGCATCCATATCCAGCAGCTTTGCGCCAAACTTCTCCACCCATCCGCGCCACTCGGCTTCAATGGGAGTGGTCTCATGCATGGGCGTGAAGATCCACGTCGCGCCACGGAATAGCGAGGCCTCCGCCAGCGACGCGCCGCCGCTCTCCTTCCCCGCCATGGGATGCCCAGGAAGAAAGTTATCGGGCATCAGCCGTTCCGCCGCACGCAGAATCTCGGCCTTGGTAGAACCTGCATCTGTGACAAGCTGGCCCGGTCGCAGTTGCGGCGCAATGCCCTGTATCCACTGCAGAATCGCCAGCACCGGCACCGCCAGCACAATCACATCTGCCGCAGCAATTGCCGCGCGGTGCTCCTCCGGCGAACGCGCCGCACGATCAATCGCCCCGGATGCTTCCGCTGCTTTCAGTTCATCGCCGCTGGCGTCGATGCCTGTAATGGAACCGGAAAATCCGGCTTCACGCAGCGCAAGACCCACCGATGCACCGATGAGCCCTGTGCCGATAATGAGAACCGATTTCATTGCGCCGCAAGATGCTCTTCAAAGAAGAGCACGGATCGCCGCTTCGCCAGGTCCGCTGCATCCGCTACATAGCTGTTGGGATCTGGCTTGCGATTGAACGCATGACCAGCGCCGGGGTACAGGAACACCGGCACCTCTGGATGAGCAAGTTGAATCTTCGCAATCGCCTCTGCGGAGATATGTGTATCTGCACCACCAAAATGCAGAATGATGGGGTTCTGCGGCGTCTCCTGCACCAGGGTTGGAATAAGGCCACCGTAGTACCCCACAGCGGCATCAATCTTCGACCGGCACGACGTCACCCAGGCCATCGATCCGCCATAGCAGTAGCCCACAATGCCCACCTTCACATCCGCCTGAGCACGAAGCCAGCCCACCGCAGCTTCTACATCCAGCAGTGACTTCGCGACATCGAGCTTCTGATACAGCGGACCGGCCTTTGCCCAGCCAGCCTCGTCATAGTTGAGAAATACATCCTTCTCAATACGGTCAAAGATCGCAGGCGCGATGCTGAGATAACCCTCGGCGGCCCACTCATCCGTTACTGCGCGGATGTGGTCGTTTACACCGAAGATCTCCTGCACCACCACCAGCGCGCCCTTTGGTTCGCCCGCCGGACGCGACACATACGCGCTTAGATCCACTCCATCGGATGCGGTCAGCTTTACCCACTCGCTCACGCCTGCTGTCTCCTGTTGGTTTTGAGTGTAGCGCGTCGTTCCATGCAATGAACAAAGCCGCGCCCCGAAGAGCACGGCCTTTGCACATACTGGCGCGATTGGTTACGCGACCGTGCGTCCCACCACCGGCGCAAGCTGACGAAGCTGGTTCACCAGCTTCTCCAACTGCTCCGGATACAACGACTGCGCGCCGTCGCTCATGGCCTTCTCCGGGTTCGGATGCATCTCCATCAGCAGGCCGTCTGCTCCGGCAGCCACCGAAGCCAGCGCCATCGGCGGAACAAACTCACGCTTGCCCACACCATGCGACGGATCACCCAGCACCGGCAGGTGTGTCAGCTTCTTCAACACCGGAATTGCCGAAATATCCATCGTGTTGCGCGTCGCCGTCTCAAAGGTGCGGATACCACGCTCGCACAACATCAGATCGTAGTTTCCACCGGACAGAATGTATTCGGCCGACAGCAGAACCTCTTCAATCGTCGCCGCAATACCGCGCTTCAGCAGCACCGGCTTGCGCACATGGCCAAGTTCACGCAGCAGGTTGAAGTTCTGCATGTTGCGCGCGCCCACCTGGAAGCAGTCGATATACGGCAGCATCACTTCAATCTGCGAAATCTCCATCACTTCCGTGATGACCAACAGGCCGGTTTCATCGCCCACTTCACGCAGCAGCTTCAGGCCATCCACGCCCATGCCCTGGAAGCTGTACGGCGAAGAACGCGGCTTGTATGCGCCGCCACGCAGGAACTGTCCACCGGCAGCCTTCACCTGCTGCGCGGAAAGGCGAATCTGCTCGCGCGATTCCACCGAGCACGGGCCTGCCATGATGGTGACATTCTCGCCGCCCACCTTCACGCCGTTGGAGAAGGTGATGACCGTTCCCTCCGGACGGAAGCCGCGGCCTGCCAGCTTGTACGGCGAAGAGATGCGATACGCCGTCTGTACGCCGGAGAGCACCTGGAATTCCGCCACATCAAACGCCGCCGGTGTACCCACACCCGCCAGGATCATCTGACCTTCACCGCTGGTGCGGTGCACATTGAAGCCGAGCTCCACCATCTGCTCAATCACCGCCTGGATCTGCTCCCTGCTGGCGGTCCCCTGCATCACCACGATCATCGCTGCTGTTCCTTCGCTTCCCTGCCGGCTCTCACGGCAGATTCGTTCGTTTTCTTCACTAACTTTTGCTGCTTACGCCTTCGGCTTCCGCTGCAATCCACGCATCACATCCATAATGCGTTCGTAAATGTCGGCCAGCTCCGCCTGCGGAATCTCGCCAGTGTTGCTCGCAGCGACATGGGCCAGAACAGCCTGTTCGCGCTCCGGTTCGTAGATGTTGCTGCCGCTCTGCGACTTCAACTCACCAATGGCCGCGGCTGCTGCTGCGCGCTCGCACAGGAGCTTGACGATCTGCTCGTCGATACCATCGATCTTCTGCCGCCAGTCTGCAATCTCCATCGTTACCCTCTGCTTTTTTGGTCTTGTGTTCCATTATCCGGTGCAGCCAGTCCTACGACCGCAAAGACTTCACGAATTTCCCAACATTTGTGGCCTCTTCACCGGCCTTGCTCTCTTCAATCAACTTCACAATCGCACTGCCGACAACCGCCGCGTCCGCAAATTCGCTCACCGAGCGTACATGCTCCGCCGTGGAGATGCCAAAACCCACCGCCACAGGAATCTTCGCAAACTGTTTCAGCCGCGCCACCAGCGATTCCGCATCGGAGGCAATCTGCGCCTGCGTCCCCGTAATTCCCACACGCGAAATCGCATACACAAACCCCTTGCTATGCTCCGCAATGGCCTTCAAACGCTCATCCGGCGAAGTG is part of the Terriglobus sp. RCC_193 genome and encodes:
- a CDS encoding circularly permuted type 2 ATP-grasp protein, with translation MLDNAYDEMFAAPGELRPQYQVLMEQFSSLPKTEVERRKQAADLSFLNQGITFTVYGRDEGTEKIFPYDLLPRMITASEWAVVERGLTQRITALNLFLKDIYNEGRILSDGVVPREIVYSCKQFRRHMIGLQVPRNVYIAVTGTDLIRLENGEFVVLEDNLRVPSGVSYMLTNRRVMKRIFPVMFRRYNVRPIEQYTQLLLGTLRSLAPEGRPEPNIVLLTPGVFNSAYYEHAYLARQMGIELVEGRDLTTHDNVVYMRTTSGLRRVDVIYRRVDDDFIDPMSFRPDSMLGVAGLFNAYRAGNVTLANAFGTGVADDKALYAYVPDIIRYYLSEEPVLKNVETYLCARDLDRSHVLANLDKMVVKAVGESGGYGMLIGPQSTKAQREEFARKIQADPRNYIAQPTITFSRAPCLFGEGFEPRHVDLRPYVLYGDKVRIVPGGLTRVALKKGSLVVNSSQGGGSKDTWVLS
- a CDS encoding prephenate dehydrogenase, with the protein product MKSVLIIGTGLIGASVGLALREAGFSGSITGIDASGDELKAAEASGAIDRAARSPEEHRAAIAAADVIVLAVPVLAILQWIQGIAPQLRPGQLVTDAGSTKAEILRAAERLMPDNFLPGHPMAGKESGGASLAEASLFRGATWIFTPMHETTPIEAEWRGWVEKFGAKLLDMDAARHDEICAWVSHMPQMVSTAMSAMLEDKFGDSPELRAIGGRALREMTRLGSSPFSMWRDIAHTNQENIAETLLTLEQRLQHLRENLKTPELREEFGRANAFRRQL
- a CDS encoding dienelactone hydrolase family protein, whose translation is MSEWVKLTASDGVDLSAYVSRPAGEPKGALVVVQEIFGVNDHIRAVTDEWAAEGYLSIAPAIFDRIEKDVFLNYDEAGWAKAGPLYQKLDVAKSLLDVEAAVGWLRAQADVKVGIVGYCYGGSMAWVTSCRSKIDAAVGYYGGLIPTLVQETPQNPIILHFGGADTHISAEAIAKIQLAHPEVPVFLYPGAGHAFNRKPDPNSYVADAADLAKRRSVLFFEEHLAAQ
- the aroF gene encoding 3-deoxy-7-phosphoheptulonate synthase, with the translated sequence MIVVMQGTASREQIQAVIEQMVELGFNVHRTSGEGQMILAGVGTPAAFDVAEFQVLSGVQTAYRISSPYKLAGRGFRPEGTVITFSNGVKVGGENVTIMAGPCSVESREQIRLSAQQVKAAGGQFLRGGAYKPRSSPYSFQGMGVDGLKLLREVGDETGLLVITEVMEISQIEVMLPYIDCFQVGARNMQNFNLLRELGHVRKPVLLKRGIAATIEEVLLSAEYILSGGNYDLMLCERGIRTFETATRNTMDISAIPVLKKLTHLPVLGDPSHGVGKREFVPPMALASVAAGADGLLMEMHPNPEKAMSDGAQSLYPEQLEKLVNQLRQLAPVVGRTVA
- the pheA gene encoding chorismate mutase, with translation MEIADWRQKIDGIDEQIVKLLCERAAAAAAIGELKSQSGSNIYEPEREQAVLAHVAASNTGEIPQAELADIYERIMDVMRGLQRKPKA